The following are encoded in a window of Streptomyces sp. 11x1 genomic DNA:
- a CDS encoding arabinogalactan endo-1,4-beta-galactosidase — MFHARRALRALLIPLFAGLALTTVPAGPAHAASTLTNGGFESDGTGTATPAGWSTYSAGGQNAASFTESGGHGGSHRLTHWSSSAYKVETYQYLSGLTNGNYKLTAWVRSGGGQNSAYLALKNCGSAEQRTDIPVSASGWIRIVTSIAVTNNQCTISVNSDARAGNWINVDDLTFASGTTGVPVKGSDVSSLVKSEAKGGVYRNSSGATGDALAILKGAGQNYARLKVWVNPADGYNNKTRVLAAAKRVKAQGMKLLVDFHYSDTWADPGAQTVPSAWTGHSYSELRTDVYNHTYDVLNALKAQGTTADMVQVGNEINGGMLWSAGSTSNWSQLAGLLNSGYDAVKAVNSSTQVALHLAKGGDLSGTRWWFDNAVSQGVKFDVIGLSYYGYWHGTLADFQTTLDDAASRYAKPVFVAETAYPFRLDSEDAHENIIDLSSELVSGYPATTAGQTRWMKDIASIVEAVPNGRGLGIFYWESTWTAVNGNGWDPTDAASGNGWENQALFGYDDRLLPAAAWFSHR, encoded by the coding sequence CACCACCGTGCCCGCCGGCCCGGCACACGCCGCCTCCACGCTCACCAACGGGGGCTTCGAGTCCGACGGCACCGGGACCGCGACGCCGGCCGGCTGGTCGACGTACTCGGCGGGCGGGCAGAACGCCGCCTCCTTCACCGAGTCCGGCGGCCACGGCGGCAGTCACCGCCTCACCCACTGGTCGTCCTCCGCCTACAAGGTGGAGACGTACCAGTACCTGTCCGGCCTGACCAACGGGAACTACAAGCTCACCGCGTGGGTGCGCTCCGGCGGCGGCCAGAACTCCGCGTACCTCGCGCTGAAGAACTGCGGCAGCGCCGAGCAGCGCACCGACATCCCGGTCTCCGCCAGTGGGTGGATCCGGATCGTCACCTCGATCGCGGTCACCAACAACCAGTGCACCATCAGCGTCAACTCCGACGCCCGTGCCGGGAACTGGATCAACGTCGACGACCTGACCTTCGCGTCCGGGACGACGGGCGTGCCCGTCAAGGGCTCCGACGTGTCCTCGCTCGTCAAGAGCGAGGCCAAGGGCGGCGTCTACAGGAACAGCTCCGGCGCCACCGGCGACGCCCTCGCCATCCTCAAGGGCGCCGGACAGAACTACGCACGCCTCAAGGTCTGGGTGAACCCCGCCGACGGCTACAACAACAAGACCCGTGTGCTCGCCGCCGCCAAGCGCGTCAAGGCGCAGGGCATGAAGCTCCTGGTCGACTTCCACTACTCGGACACCTGGGCCGACCCGGGCGCCCAGACCGTGCCGTCCGCGTGGACCGGTCACTCGTACAGCGAGCTGCGGACGGACGTCTACAACCACACCTACGACGTCCTCAACGCCCTCAAGGCGCAGGGCACCACCGCCGACATGGTCCAGGTCGGCAACGAGATCAACGGCGGCATGCTGTGGTCGGCGGGCTCCACCTCCAACTGGTCGCAGCTCGCCGGACTGCTCAACTCCGGCTACGACGCGGTCAAGGCGGTCAACTCCTCCACCCAGGTGGCGCTGCACCTCGCCAAGGGCGGGGACCTGTCCGGCACCCGCTGGTGGTTCGACAACGCCGTCTCCCAGGGTGTGAAGTTCGATGTCATCGGCCTGTCGTACTACGGCTACTGGCACGGCACGCTCGCCGACTTCCAGACCACGCTGGACGACGCGGCGTCCCGCTACGCCAAGCCGGTGTTCGTCGCCGAGACGGCGTACCCGTTCCGGCTGGACAGCGAGGACGCGCACGAGAACATCATCGACCTGAGCAGCGAACTCGTGTCCGGCTACCCGGCCACCACCGCCGGTCAGACCCGGTGGATGAAGGACATCGCGAGCATCGTCGAGGCCGTCCCGAACGGCCGTGGTCTCGGGATCTTCTACTGGGAGTCGACGTGGACCGCGGTCAACGGCAACGGCTGGGACCCGACGGACGCGGCCTCCGGGAACGGGTGGGAGAACCAGGCGCTGTTCGGGTACGACGACAGGCTGCTGCCGGCGGCGGCGTGGTTCAGCCACCGGTGA
- a CDS encoding SMP-30/gluconolactonase/LRE family protein translates to MTGSTVSRGAALVPEAFVGIGGRGPEDVVADGRGRVLTGVEDGRVLRVDGLAEPGRARVETLAETGGRPLGLELLADGDLLVCDAERGLLRVGTGDGTVRVLADEVRGERLRFCSNAVALADGTVFFTVSSRRYPLHHWIGDIVEHTGTGRLLRLAPGAGEPEVVLEGLQFANGLAPSADESFLVVAETGARRLTRVHLTGAGAGTSEPFVEDLPGTPDNMWRDPGSGLLWVALAGPRIGALDRLHRASPAVRGAASRVAVRAPFRPLGFAGVVAVDDEGHVVHTLVDRRSHYRMVTSACVTGGRLILGSLWERGIAVCELPGEAGRGRPEAG, encoded by the coding sequence ATGACGGGCAGCACGGTTTCACGGGGCGCCGCACTGGTACCGGAGGCGTTCGTCGGGATCGGCGGGCGCGGGCCCGAGGACGTGGTCGCCGACGGACGTGGGCGGGTGCTGACCGGTGTCGAGGACGGCCGGGTCCTGCGGGTGGACGGGCTCGCGGAGCCGGGGCGGGCCCGGGTCGAGACGCTCGCCGAGACCGGCGGCAGGCCCCTCGGTCTCGAACTCCTCGCGGACGGCGACCTGTTGGTGTGCGACGCCGAGCGGGGGCTGCTGCGGGTGGGGACCGGCGACGGCACGGTGCGGGTGCTCGCCGACGAGGTGCGCGGCGAGCGGCTGCGGTTCTGCAGCAATGCCGTGGCGCTTGCCGACGGGACGGTCTTCTTCACGGTCTCCAGCCGCCGATACCCCCTCCACCACTGGATCGGCGACATCGTCGAGCACACCGGTACCGGGCGGCTGCTGCGTCTCGCGCCGGGGGCGGGGGAACCCGAAGTCGTCCTGGAGGGGCTCCAGTTCGCCAACGGCCTCGCACCTTCCGCCGACGAGTCCTTCCTCGTGGTCGCCGAGACGGGCGCCCGCCGCCTGACCCGCGTCCACCTCACGGGGGCTGGGGCCGGCACGAGCGAGCCCTTCGTCGAGGACCTGCCGGGCACGCCCGACAACATGTGGCGCGACCCCGGGAGCGGACTGCTGTGGGTGGCGCTGGCCGGACCGCGCATCGGCGCCCTCGACCGGCTGCACCGCGCGAGTCCGGCCGTGCGCGGCGCCGCGAGCCGGGTGGCGGTCCGGGCGCCGTTCCGGCCCCTCGGGTTCGCCGGGGTCGTCGCGGTCGACGACGAGGGACACGTGGTCCACACCCTCGTCGACCGCCGTTCCCACTACCGCATGGTCACGAGCGCGTGCGTGACCGGGGGGCGACTGATCCTCGGAAGTCTGTGGGAACGGGGCATCGCGGTGTGCGAGCTGCCGGGGGAGGCGGGCCGAGGACGGCCCGAGGCCGGGTAG
- the crcB gene encoding fluoride efflux transporter CrcB — translation MTVPPTDRVRSSTTTRPSPHGPSPWRGQGLVVGCVAVGGALGASARYGVSLLWPAQPGHFPWSTFWANIVGCFVIGLFMVVITDVWAAHRLVRPFFGTGVLGGFTTFSAYVVDVQRLVDEGHPRTALAYLAATLLAALAAVWLAAATARRALARRRP, via the coding sequence ATGACAGTGCCCCCCACCGACAGGGTCCGGTCCTCCACGACCACCCGCCCGTCGCCCCACGGACCGTCCCCCTGGCGGGGCCAGGGACTCGTTGTCGGCTGTGTCGCCGTCGGCGGTGCCCTCGGCGCCTCGGCCCGCTACGGCGTGTCGCTGCTGTGGCCCGCGCAGCCCGGTCACTTCCCGTGGAGCACGTTCTGGGCGAACATCGTCGGCTGCTTCGTGATCGGCCTCTTCATGGTCGTGATCACGGACGTCTGGGCAGCCCATCGGCTCGTGCGGCCCTTCTTCGGCACCGGTGTGCTCGGCGGCTTCACCACCTTCTCGGCGTACGTCGTCGACGTCCAGCGGCTGGTGGACGAAGGGCACCCCCGTACTGCCCTCGCCTATCTCGCCGCCACCCTTCTCGCCGCCCTGGCCGCCGTCTGGCTGGCGGCCGCCACGGCACGCCGGGCCCTCGCGCGGAGGCGGCCATGA